The Leucoraja erinacea ecotype New England unplaced genomic scaffold, Leri_hhj_1 Leri_535S, whole genome shotgun sequence genome includes a window with the following:
- the LOC129694078 gene encoding zinc finger protein 239-like: MEYHLMGHNKEKRYQCALCGKACQCPSQLEAHRRVHTGERPFDCSECDKSFKTANVLKSHQWVHKDEKPHGCSTCGKSFIQFSGLRDHQRVHSSERPFTCFDCGKEFKSSKELKEHRWLHIGELPFTCSRCGKGFTQSTSLRRHKLTHTGERPYTCAQCGKGFTSSSNLLVHERIHTGERPYTCVQCGKCFSRSDSLLVHGRIHTGERPYTCAQCGKDFIQYSNLLIHQRTHTGERPYTCAQCGKGFICSSQLLAHERVHAGDRPACGSTGVPTAVSIPSPARPVIRASTTLTICWSTGKFTSASAPSPARSMARPLPLLQPAGTPPRG, encoded by the coding sequence atggagtaCCACTTGATGGGGCACAACAAAGAGAAGCGTTATCAGTGCGCcctgtgtggcaaggcctgccagtgcccgagccagctggaggcgcaccggcgggtgcacacgggagaacgccccttcgactgctcaGAGTGCGACAAGAGTTTCAAGACGGCAAATGTCCTGAAGTCCCACCAGTGGGTACACAAGGACGAGAAGCCCCATGGCTGCTCCACATGTGGCAAGAGCTTTATCCAGTTTTCGGGGCTGCgggaccaccagcgggtgcacagcagtgagcggcccttcacctgctttgACTGCGGCAAAGAATTCAAGTCGTCCAAGGAGCTGAAGGAGCACAGGTGGCTGCACATCGGGGAGCTGCCCTTCACCTGCAGCcgctgcggcaagggcttcacccagtccaccaGCCTGCGGAGGCACAagctcacccacaccggcgagcgcccctacacctgtgcccagtgcggtaAGGGATTCAccagctccagcaacctgctggtgcacgAGCGTatccacactggcgagcgcccctacacctgcgtccAGTGCGGAAAGTGCTTCAGCCGCTCTGACAGCCTGCTGGTGCACGGGCGTATCCACACtggggagcgcccctacacctgtgcccagtgcggcaaggactTCATCCAATACAGTAACCTGCTGatacaccagcgcacccacaccggggagcgcccctacacctgtgcccagtgcggcaagggcttcatctgCTCCAGCCAGCTGCTGGCCCACGAGCGGGTGCATGCCGGCGACCGTCCAGCCTGTGGCAGTACCGGtgtacccacagcggtgagcaTCCCTTCTCCTGCCCGTCCTGTGATACGGGCTTCAACCACCTTGACCATCTGCTGGAGCACCGGCAAGTTCACAtcggccagcgccccttcacctgcccgctctatggcaaggcctttgccgcttctccagcctgctggcacaccgccacgtggatag